CATAGTACCTCGTCATACACCTAAACAGTACGGTAATTGATTATATTATAACGAAAATTGCTGTATTTAATACACAGGTTTTGAATTTATAATGATATTAATACGAGTCAAATAGACAGGGGAAAACAGAAaggttaaataataaattacaggTGGAAAGAAAGTACCTTCCTATATTTGTAACGGTAATGTCAACGCCTAATTGCCCTGCAAAACTATTACCAGAATCAACTAGATCGAAAGGTCCTCTGAATCTGAAGGATTTTGGTCTTTCAATCTTGTGCGTACCCTGTGCAAAATAACACGATTAACTTGTGTATAATTATTTCTAGAATCTCGACACACGTGAGGAAATTATTACATATCGAAGAAACTACTGACAGAGTATCAGAAATATTCGAGAACAGATCATTCAGAATTTTCAAACATCGAAATAATATTCCCAGTATTCTAAATTTTTCCCAAAATTTACGTTTAAAAACAAACACGTCAAGTTTAAATATAAAACATAATTTATCCGTTACTTCTTGAATGAGAATTTTAATTACAGAAGGAAATAGTTCATACGGATAAATAtttgttcgatcgaataaattgtTATCCTGTTGGTTATTTATTATTCGAGTCAGATTTTGCTTTGAGAGGCAATTTGAACGTGGAACAATGAATTGATTTATTTGTACGTAACCAACAGAATTAATCAAACGTGAAGTCTAATTTAATTTCTCACCAAATCGCAAGCGCAACCGCTGAGGTGAGTACGAATATTGCAAATGGGATAATTGTCGTCCTTTCTAAAAACCCCGATATTTAGGGGGACTTTCTTCATTTTGGTGACCAATTCATCGCACATCATTGAAAAATGACAGCATTGGCCGCCTTTAAATTCGTAGATGTAAATGTCATCGTCTTTACGAGATCGTTTACGCTCAGCGACTTCCATGGCTGGGAAATTAACAAAGACAACTTTTACTACCAGCGGCGATCCGCCAGTATCAACATACACCTCTTTGTTCAGTGTCAATCGAGTCACATAAACGTCCAGAAGATACAGTCCAAACATTGCAAAGTTCTACTTTTTGTTTTTCTATTCTTT
The sequence above is a segment of the Colletes latitarsis isolate SP2378_abdomen chromosome 6, iyColLati1, whole genome shotgun sequence genome. Coding sequences within it:
- the LOC143342824 gene encoding uncharacterized protein LOC143342824; this translates as MFGLYLLDVYVTRLTLNKEVYVDTGGSPLVVKVVFVNFPAMEVAERKRSRKDDDIYIYEFKGGQCCHFSMMCDELVTKMKKVPLNIGVFRKDDNYPICNIRTHLSGCACDLGTHKIERPKSFRFRGPFDLVDSGNSFAGQLGVDITVTNIGRCMTRYYALVPNCFLFKTDPEGHEYRCNLKESSKISDELLYGAFGDNIGKIAKFTQNLDLDSPGPLVMDIVGIAPAAGHLAAGSPPPREPLPPLVDPRMTRGRRRGKRRKKGKK